One Thalassotalea hakodatensis DNA segment encodes these proteins:
- a CDS encoding TetR/AcrR family transcriptional regulator — MTIKKRGRPQKESKALSKEVIIETAKKLMISGGKIPSIRSLSAELNVDAMAIYYYFKNKSELLEELTTSLISEIYQPQKDLEWEVELRKLSKSYIVLLSKYDGLLQTLLSMKSASPANVFINRFKIIMNKLNMSTSIENASLNLLADYLHGFSISMSCDTTGKLTVDDIDESLDIIFTGINAYIANRKDNLTP, encoded by the coding sequence ATGACGATAAAAAAAAGAGGCCGACCTCAAAAAGAATCAAAGGCATTAAGCAAAGAAGTGATTATAGAAACAGCTAAGAAGCTGATGATAAGTGGCGGAAAAATACCAAGCATTAGATCATTATCTGCGGAACTCAATGTTGATGCGATGGCTATTTACTATTACTTTAAAAATAAAAGTGAATTGCTAGAAGAGCTAACAACATCCCTAATTTCTGAGATATATCAACCGCAAAAAGATTTAGAGTGGGAGGTAGAGCTACGCAAGCTTTCAAAGAGTTACATTGTACTTCTAAGCAAGTATGATGGTCTTTTGCAAACTTTACTGTCTATGAAGTCAGCAAGTCCAGCTAACGTTTTTATTAATAGATTTAAAATCATTATGAACAAGCTGAATATGAGTACATCCATAGAAAATGCTTCGTTAAACTTACTCGCAGATTACTTACATGGCTTCTCTATTTCAATGAGTTGTGATACCACAGGTAAGTTAACCGTTGATGATATTGACGAATCTCTTGATATTATTTTCACTGGAATAAATGCTTATATAGCCAATAGAAAAGATAATTTAACACCGTGA
- a CDS encoding dihydrofolate reductase family protein → MTNIVFIATSIDGYIADKNNEVEWLHAIPNPDNLDMGFTKHMESIDALVMGRNTLELVLTLDCDWPYSKPVFVLSNTLNAVAKGYEDKVSLVNGDLRKLTEELKGKGYENLYIDGGVTIQNFLKEDLIDEIIITTIPVLLGGGIPLFAQQENTLEFRCTDSEVFSNGISQNRFKRLRS, encoded by the coding sequence ATGACTAATATTGTATTTATAGCAACAAGTATTGATGGCTACATCGCAGATAAAAATAATGAAGTTGAATGGCTGCATGCAATTCCTAACCCTGATAACTTAGATATGGGGTTTACTAAACATATGGAAAGTATTGATGCCTTAGTCATGGGGCGTAATACATTAGAGTTAGTGTTAACACTAGATTGTGATTGGCCGTATTCAAAACCAGTATTCGTTCTTAGTAATACACTTAATGCTGTAGCAAAAGGCTATGAAGACAAAGTTTCTTTGGTAAATGGGGATTTAAGAAAATTAACTGAAGAATTAAAAGGTAAGGGCTATGAAAATTTGTATATTGACGGCGGTGTTACAATTCAGAACTTTCTAAAAGAAGATTTGATAGATGAAATCATAATTACCACTATTCCCGTTCTGTTAGGTGGTGGTATTCCACTATTTGCTCAACAAGAAAATACTCTTGAGTTTAGATGCACTGATTCAGAAGTGTTTTCTAATGGTATTAGCCAAAACCGTTTTAAACGACTTAGATCATAA
- a CDS encoding DDE-type integrase/transposase/recombinase, translating to MKATIANLSIGQRVRTPSVSGSIKYFDHKVVFLEFDNGKYQQIKTGEFISNVNASKYTLVENAISLKYFPLDEEQQKVAEFRLAYCEALDKLPNPCVEIYANEAIDNVYELLKDKHPKKPKFKTSDKWRRQWIRDGRDIAPQIYSYQGPREQRMSPELQDFLFKLAKRHYLLRSQPPVSEFINIVEKKFKAKRNEFYPETCPTEGKIRRFLKRIPKHIVDEKRHGKAYAKLENRAALSSIETSFILERVECDGLCPNLGLLNDDGSYAGKVSLFLVIDCFSRCILGYTVQLDKGESSAAVVHSLSHSVRVNNKPHGQRIGGIGLKYVLDNGPGYRAEATKRFLGSLGAEIKYCASNAPQEKPYIEAFNKKIRAEFLTKVKGYVPKKDKKDVTDENLKSMAKTTVAEFLLRLEQYIYEVYHKKPLQALNNQTPLEVWDEHIQCSDHITLEDMDERLLLRGREKKLTPSLKAGIQHRGQQFHSSKFKTFLRGYIDQKGNAKKITVLIDDFDASAVTAVLPDGTMLELLNTKGADELKDVSFSTIKSQLKSKSRPDTAELLTAQKARNILAKKRKNGEPVPQEYLTAEDFDDTEYDENSSIERSNTVPHSSEENYRSGEEQW from the coding sequence ATGAAAGCTACTATTGCTAACCTATCGATAGGTCAAAGAGTTAGAACTCCATCTGTATCAGGCAGTATTAAGTACTTTGACCATAAAGTTGTTTTTCTAGAGTTTGATAACGGTAAGTATCAGCAAATTAAAACGGGGGAGTTTATTTCTAATGTTAACGCTAGTAAATATACATTGGTTGAAAATGCTATTTCATTAAAATATTTTCCGCTGGATGAAGAGCAACAAAAAGTTGCAGAGTTTCGACTAGCGTACTGTGAAGCCTTAGATAAATTACCTAATCCTTGCGTGGAAATATATGCAAATGAGGCAATTGATAACGTTTATGAACTGCTCAAGGATAAACACCCTAAGAAGCCTAAATTTAAAACTAGCGATAAATGGCGCAGGCAGTGGATTAGAGATGGCCGAGATATTGCTCCCCAAATTTATAGCTATCAAGGGCCTAGAGAACAAAGAATGTCTCCTGAACTTCAGGACTTCTTATTTAAATTAGCCAAAAGGCATTACTTGCTCAGATCACAGCCTCCTGTTAGTGAGTTCATTAATATTGTTGAAAAGAAATTTAAAGCAAAACGCAATGAGTTCTACCCAGAGACATGCCCAACAGAAGGAAAGATCAGACGATTCCTAAAGAGAATACCTAAGCACATTGTTGATGAAAAACGACATGGCAAAGCATACGCAAAACTTGAAAATAGAGCTGCTCTTTCTTCCATTGAGACAAGTTTCATATTAGAGCGTGTTGAGTGTGACGGCTTGTGTCCTAACCTAGGGTTACTTAATGATGATGGCAGCTATGCTGGTAAAGTTTCTCTATTTTTGGTGATTGACTGCTTTAGCCGCTGCATATTGGGTTATACCGTTCAATTGGACAAGGGTGAATCTTCTGCCGCTGTTGTTCACTCTTTATCTCACTCTGTACGAGTCAATAATAAACCGCACGGCCAAAGAATTGGGGGCATAGGTTTAAAGTATGTTTTAGATAATGGTCCCGGTTATCGCGCTGAAGCAACGAAGCGATTCTTGGGTTCTCTTGGTGCAGAAATTAAATATTGTGCCTCCAATGCGCCACAAGAAAAGCCTTACATAGAGGCATTTAACAAAAAAATTCGTGCTGAGTTCTTAACGAAAGTGAAAGGGTATGTACCCAAGAAGGACAAAAAAGATGTTACAGATGAAAACCTGAAAAGTATGGCTAAGACTACCGTTGCAGAATTTTTACTGCGTTTGGAGCAGTACATTTATGAGGTTTACCACAAAAAGCCATTACAAGCGTTGAACAATCAAACTCCACTAGAGGTATGGGATGAGCATATTCAGTGTTCAGACCATATTACGTTAGAAGATATGGATGAACGCCTATTACTAAGAGGCCGAGAAAAGAAATTAACTCCATCACTTAAAGCAGGAATTCAACATCGAGGTCAGCAATTTCATTCATCGAAATTCAAAACATTTCTACGTGGGTATATTGATCAAAAAGGTAATGCTAAAAAAATTACCGTATTGATAGATGACTTTGATGCCTCGGCAGTAACTGCTGTCCTGCCAGATGGAACGATGTTGGAGTTATTGAATACTAAAGGTGCAGATGAGCTTAAAGATGTTAGTTTTAGCACAATAAAGTCACAGCTAAAAAGCAAGTCTCGACCAGATACTGCTGAACTTTTAACAGCACAAAAAGCTCGTAACATTCTCGCCAAGAAGCGTAAAAACGGAGAGCCTGTACCTCAAGAATATCTGACTGCGGAAGACTTTGACGACACTGAATATGACGAAAACAGTTCAATAGAGCGTTCTAATACCGTCCCTCATTCTAGCGAAGAAAACTATCGTAGCGGAGAAGAACAATGGTAA
- a CDS encoding TniB family NTP-binding protein, protein MVSNEALLMNPERKNRTLLPATSEFLERKTATSRIQFLNDTFDRCKATANTSNPRSMILSGVAGVGKSQTIKRYLKRNSRYKEGYQTIVPVLAVDIPKKATVASLTAEIFRALTGAKVVTGRTDNIAKQIYGKLEKARVELIIFDESQHLLRGSGTTTQDNVDALKEIINELKIPIVLVGMPKTMELLKIKGKFEEEKQLESRCRKNHVLAPYGNNDAGWIEIIEFYQNALNCKANLEALSDAIYLATDGLFRNLSSLFLEAIEIAGSTEAINIKSLTEAYEEYRPQNPLTFNPFKLSAKQLDTEIMNYYGSEETSCTS, encoded by the coding sequence ATGGTAAGTAATGAAGCTTTATTGATGAACCCTGAGAGAAAAAACAGAACGCTACTCCCCGCAACAAGTGAGTTTTTAGAGAGGAAAACCGCCACATCTCGTATTCAATTTTTAAATGATACGTTTGATAGGTGTAAAGCTACAGCCAACACTAGCAATCCTAGGTCAATGATATTGTCAGGGGTTGCAGGGGTTGGTAAGAGCCAGACCATTAAAAGGTATTTAAAACGCAACTCACGATATAAAGAGGGCTATCAAACAATTGTTCCTGTGTTAGCTGTAGATATCCCTAAAAAAGCGACTGTCGCATCACTCACGGCTGAAATATTCAGAGCGTTAACGGGGGCGAAGGTCGTAACTGGGCGTACGGATAACATAGCGAAGCAAATATACGGTAAGTTAGAAAAAGCTAGAGTGGAACTAATCATATTTGATGAGTCACAGCATTTACTTCGAGGCAGCGGAACAACTACTCAAGACAATGTGGATGCGTTAAAAGAGATTATTAACGAATTAAAAATTCCAATAGTACTTGTTGGCATGCCAAAAACTATGGAACTTCTAAAGATCAAAGGCAAGTTTGAAGAAGAGAAACAACTGGAATCACGCTGTCGTAAAAATCACGTATTAGCACCATATGGCAACAATGACGCTGGTTGGATTGAGATTATCGAGTTTTACCAAAATGCCCTTAATTGTAAAGCTAATCTGGAAGCGTTGTCAGATGCTATTTATTTGGCTACAGATGGGTTATTCAGAAACTTATCTTCGTTATTTTTGGAAGCGATCGAAATCGCTGGCTCAACTGAGGCGATAAATATCAAAAGTTTAACAGAAGCTTACGAAGAATATCGCCCTCAAAATCCACTAACTTTTAATCCTTTTAAGCTGAGTGCAAAGCAATTGGATACTGAAATCATGAATTATTATGGTTCTGAGGAGACATCATGTACGAGTTAA
- a CDS encoding glutathione synthase has product MSNANPLIPQQMIDDIIQWAIMHGVAFRQADNTAKHCPLSIAPIAMNSEVFERLCNITPIMTKLINNISEDHDFLQTSLADLAKADAFFARILSLHQQAHGKIDNRIKPERKPLLLMRTDFMSDITHGVKVIEFNGIAAGMAPFGQRATELHAYLNSQWTGVYQRWLETDKSTPADNKGLEQLAYGISAAANSVKASFAEEEKAQKPIFLMVIQENEDNVYDQHLLEVALQQLGLQTVRRTFKQLHKELYTGRNQRLMLTGVGAIDVVYLRTGYQCNDYYTPEQDEKMCCQSLSQTRLFIEQHRVAVNATFGQQLATSKAMQMQLSLMLPQDYTRWGLTLEEGTLVKSVFAEMKPLNQATIAWFNTQATKQQWVLKNQGEGGGHCIFGDDISEKLEQLKPQDYDAWTFMQRLFPHERDIPTVAIRDSKPIRVDNLVSEIGLFTAYFDGKPVTKLNGYAGYLIRSKPANENEGGIHSGQGILDSLVLIY; this is encoded by the coding sequence ATGAGTAATGCCAATCCTTTAATTCCACAACAGATGATTGACGACATTATTCAGTGGGCAATTATGCATGGCGTAGCATTTCGTCAGGCTGATAATACAGCCAAACATTGTCCATTGAGCATTGCTCCTATCGCAATGAATAGTGAGGTGTTCGAAAGGTTATGTAACATAACGCCAATTATGACTAAATTGATCAACAACATCTCTGAAGATCATGATTTTTTACAAACTTCGCTTGCTGATCTGGCAAAAGCAGATGCATTTTTTGCACGTATTCTTTCTTTACATCAACAGGCGCATGGCAAAATTGATAACCGAATTAAACCCGAAAGAAAACCTTTGCTACTAATGCGCACTGACTTTATGAGTGATATAACTCATGGAGTAAAAGTAATAGAGTTCAATGGCATAGCCGCAGGTATGGCACCTTTTGGGCAACGAGCGACAGAGCTTCATGCATATCTTAATAGTCAATGGACAGGTGTATATCAGCGGTGGTTAGAAACAGATAAATCTACGCCAGCAGATAATAAAGGCCTAGAGCAGCTAGCTTACGGAATTTCAGCAGCGGCAAACAGCGTTAAAGCCTCTTTTGCTGAGGAAGAAAAAGCTCAAAAGCCAATCTTTTTAATGGTGATCCAAGAAAATGAAGACAACGTTTATGACCAACATTTGCTAGAGGTAGCTTTGCAACAGCTTGGTTTACAAACGGTAAGGCGGACTTTTAAGCAATTACACAAAGAACTTTATACAGGGAGAAATCAACGGTTGATGTTAACAGGGGTTGGAGCAATTGATGTCGTCTATCTGCGAACAGGTTATCAGTGCAACGATTATTATACACCAGAGCAAGATGAAAAAATGTGTTGTCAATCATTAAGTCAAACAAGGTTGTTCATTGAGCAACACCGTGTGGCAGTTAATGCGACATTTGGCCAGCAGTTAGCAACAAGTAAAGCCATGCAAATGCAACTTAGTTTGATGTTACCCCAAGATTATACTCGCTGGGGGCTGACACTAGAAGAAGGAACATTAGTAAAAAGCGTTTTTGCCGAAATGAAACCACTCAACCAAGCAACAATCGCTTGGTTTAACACGCAAGCAACTAAACAGCAATGGGTACTCAAAAACCAAGGAGAAGGTGGCGGGCATTGTATTTTTGGTGATGATATCAGTGAAAAATTAGAACAACTAAAACCGCAAGATTACGATGCATGGACATTTATGCAGCGTTTATTTCCCCATGAGCGTGACATACCCACAGTTGCAATAAGGGATAGTAAACCGATAAGAGTAGATAACTTAGTTAGTGAGATAGGCCTATTTACAGCCTATTTTGATGGGAAACCTGTCACAAAGCTGAATGGTTATGCTGGATACCTAATTCGAAGCAAGCCAGCTAATGAAAATGAAGGTGGCATTCATAGCGGTCAAGGTATTTTAGATTCTTTAGTACTTATCTACTAA